A single Thermaerobacter sp. FW80 DNA region contains:
- a CDS encoding Ger(x)C family spore germination C-terminal domain-containing protein has product MRARLGAGFVLVLSALALTGCWGYSEVNDLAFVTVAALDRAPSGGYRWTVAVPVPELVLPASLGGAGAGAAGAATRTNLFRSAVGPGPQAAAQALDDRIPREVRWSFADHILVGEAAARSGLRPLLEMISRGYRVERRASLYVVRGEAGAMLLQLRPSLDRAVARSFDAVTRKNRPGTIRGVDGNTVLRWLDTPGTDPFLPVVTTAGEGSSGSPAPAGIALFRGDRLVGFLPPPLHHGLLMARGEAHPFTLVVPCPGETATAPGGGGSGDRTGGTGVSLQVDHDEARVRVIGPTAVADGAGGAGASGADGAAGAAAAGSRANGAKALSGAAMPGVRLEVDLAGVVLEWQCRDPQVDRRRIQAVAQAAARQTRGWIEAALARAAALGVDPVGFGAALHRQDPATWRTIRTQWRTWVRDLRPELTVTFHVRGQQLTVSAP; this is encoded by the coding sequence GTGAGGGCTCGGCTCGGGGCCGGGTTCGTCCTGGTCCTCAGTGCCCTGGCCTTGACGGGGTGCTGGGGCTACAGCGAGGTGAACGACCTGGCCTTCGTCACCGTGGCCGCCCTGGACCGCGCCCCATCCGGCGGCTACCGGTGGACGGTGGCGGTGCCGGTGCCCGAGCTGGTGCTGCCCGCGTCGCTGGGGGGTGCGGGAGCGGGGGCGGCCGGTGCCGCGACGCGGACCAACCTGTTCCGCTCGGCGGTCGGGCCTGGTCCCCAGGCGGCCGCCCAGGCGCTGGACGATCGCATCCCCCGCGAGGTCCGCTGGTCCTTCGCGGATCACATCCTGGTGGGCGAGGCGGCGGCGCGGTCGGGCCTGCGGCCCCTGCTGGAGATGATCTCTCGCGGGTATCGCGTGGAGCGTCGGGCCTCGCTGTACGTGGTGCGGGGCGAGGCCGGCGCGATGCTTCTGCAGCTGCGGCCCTCCCTCGACCGGGCCGTGGCCCGCTCCTTCGACGCCGTGACCCGGAAGAACCGGCCCGGCACCATACGGGGCGTCGACGGCAACACCGTCCTGCGTTGGCTCGACACGCCGGGCACCGACCCCTTCCTCCCCGTGGTGACCACGGCCGGGGAGGGGAGCTCCGGGAGCCCTGCGCCGGCGGGGATCGCCCTGTTCCGTGGCGACCGGCTGGTGGGCTTCCTGCCGCCTCCGCTCCACCATGGGCTGCTGATGGCGCGGGGCGAGGCGCATCCCTTCACCCTGGTCGTGCCCTGTCCGGGGGAGACCGCCACGGCACCCGGTGGGGGCGGATCCGGAGACCGGACCGGTGGCACCGGCGTGTCGCTCCAGGTCGACCACGACGAGGCGCGGGTGCGGGTGATCGGCCCGACGGCCGTGGCGGACGGCGCAGGCGGCGCCGGGGCTTCTGGGGCGGACGGGGCGGCCGGGGCGGCAGCGGCCGGGTCCAGGGCGAACGGGGCCAAGGCCCTGTCCGGCGCCGCGATGCCCGGGGTTCGCCTCGAGGTCGACCTGGCGGGCGTCGTGCTGGAGTGGCAGTGCCGCGACCCCCAGGTCGACCGGCGACGCATCCAAGCGGTGGCCCAGGCGGCAGCCCGGCAGACCCGCGGTTGGATCGAGGCCGCCTTGGCCCGCGCCGCGGCGCTGGGCGTCGACCCCGTCGGGTTCGGGGCGGCCCTGCACCGCCAGGACCCGGCGACATGGCGGACCATCCGGACCCAGTGGCGCACCTGGGTGCGGGACCTCCGTCCCGAGCTGACGGTCACCTTCCACGTCCGCGGGCAGCAGCTGACTGTCTCGGCGCCGTGA
- a CDS encoding GerAB/ArcD/ProY family transporter produces the protein MPRRDQVDSVSLAALLIVVVLATLVFFLPRSLTAVAGRDAWLAVLANTPVVALVLGAWYAFYLRPGLTPLDRLRGHPWARWLLLPVLVAYAVYHAGGILGETVMLMVVVYAETPVWAFHGTLALTAWVLAAYGRETLARVGLMVLPVMVAALFVNLAILLPGNAEWAQLLPLLEHGPAPLVRGAGVMAAAAAETLLLAYFADGLASRDRRIRPLVLAAAGMIGLLAGVTAACVAVLGPGETTRAVAPTFVLARLARPVPVLSRPEIFTISAWLLGIALKLALFVYVAGVTLRVTLGLTERRQGLVHGAVTAAAVAVAFWLFPDTQRWEWQFTRVWPLVGWAGLAAGTVAGLLPVDPRRRGDGSTSPPAPDRSAVDEVPAAANGGSPGIDPAVGSRSGRTLRPPTDGGRGAVSVRAAGAPEEAVTT, from the coding sequence TTGCCACGGCGCGATCAGGTGGATTCGGTGTCCCTTGCCGCGCTCCTGATCGTCGTCGTGCTGGCGACCCTGGTGTTCTTCCTGCCGCGGTCGCTGACGGCCGTGGCCGGCCGGGATGCGTGGCTGGCGGTGTTGGCCAACACCCCGGTGGTGGCCCTGGTCCTCGGCGCCTGGTACGCGTTCTACTTGCGGCCGGGCCTGACGCCCCTCGACCGGCTGCGCGGCCACCCCTGGGCGCGCTGGCTGCTGCTGCCGGTGCTGGTGGCCTATGCCGTCTACCATGCCGGCGGGATCCTCGGGGAGACGGTGATGCTGATGGTCGTGGTCTACGCCGAGACGCCCGTATGGGCCTTTCACGGGACGCTGGCCCTGACCGCGTGGGTCCTGGCTGCCTACGGCCGCGAGACCCTGGCGCGGGTGGGATTGATGGTCCTGCCGGTGATGGTGGCGGCGCTCTTCGTCAACCTGGCCATCCTGTTGCCGGGCAACGCGGAGTGGGCGCAGCTGCTGCCGCTGCTGGAGCACGGCCCCGCTCCCCTGGTGCGGGGCGCCGGGGTGATGGCGGCCGCGGCGGCGGAGACCCTGCTGCTGGCCTACTTCGCGGACGGGCTGGCATCCCGGGATCGGCGGATCCGGCCGCTGGTGCTGGCCGCGGCGGGCATGATCGGGTTGCTGGCCGGCGTGACGGCGGCCTGTGTGGCGGTGTTGGGGCCTGGCGAGACCACGCGGGCGGTGGCGCCCACGTTCGTCTTGGCGCGGCTGGCGCGGCCGGTGCCGGTGCTCTCGCGACCCGAGATCTTCACCATCTCGGCCTGGCTGCTGGGGATCGCCCTCAAGCTGGCGCTCTTCGTCTACGTCGCCGGGGTCACCCTGCGGGTGACCCTGGGGCTCACGGAACGCCGGCAGGGGCTGGTTCACGGGGCGGTGACGGCGGCGGCCGTCGCCGTCGCCTTCTGGCTCTTCCCGGACACCCAGCGCTGGGAATGGCAGTTCACCCGGGTGTGGCCCCTGGTGGGATGGGCCGGGTTGGCGGCCGGCACGGTGGCGGGCCTCCTGCCGGTGGATCCGCGTCGTCGGGGCGACGGGTCAACGTCCCCGCCGGCCCCCGATCGCTCGGCCGTCGACGAAGTCCCCGCAGCGGCCAACGGAGGGAGCCCCGGGATCGATCCCGCGGTCGGCTCCCGCTCCGGGCGGACGCTCCGGCCACCGACGGACGGCGGGAGGGGGGCGGTGTCGGTGCGGGCGGCCGGCGCCCCGGAGGAGGCAGTGACAACGTGA
- a CDS encoding spore germination protein, with protein sequence MSGQPPLAESPVTRLREHLDDFLGQVDRWAAELALAAPIPPAVSELEHRLRDALGHPADLVVVPIRRPQAAVVLVAYVDGLVGEELVHRCILRPLTERLPEPADEAARWLDRGLLPGGRARPVHRLAEVVDGLLQGCALVAVDRPAGMAIPVPPASPSSPVPPVPAVPSSSPSRVPAVPSSPASSGPAAGSGGAWLVDVRQFEHRSIDDPATEGTIGGPREAFVEVLRTNTAALRRRLRTPHLRIEELDTGRQTRTRTAIAYVAGRADPGTVALVRRRLESAPWDLVFSEEQVEALLQDRPLSLFPQARLTERPDVVAAGLMEGRVAVLVDGTPFAVVVPLQFWDLLQSPDDYYLRWPFASTLRLVRLFAVLLMTVGLPLYVAVTTYNQELIPREFLFTLAASREALPFPTALEAIVLSFIFDILREATTRLPRQVGGALTIVGGLVIGDTAVRAGIVTAPTLILIGASAMAAFALPTFAAAIPFRILHYVFLGVATVFGMYGLVTAFLIVLAHMASLRSVGVPYLTPHAPYRPQGWEDTLVRAPWVMMRGKPPLIGRETGRGR encoded by the coding sequence GTGAGCGGACAACCGCCCCTGGCCGAGTCTCCGGTCACCCGGCTGCGGGAGCACCTGGACGACTTCCTGGGCCAGGTGGATCGCTGGGCGGCGGAGCTGGCGCTGGCGGCGCCCATCCCGCCCGCCGTGTCGGAGCTGGAGCATCGGCTGCGGGACGCCCTCGGTCACCCGGCCGACCTGGTGGTGGTGCCGATTCGCCGGCCTCAGGCGGCCGTCGTCCTGGTGGCCTACGTGGACGGGCTGGTGGGGGAGGAGCTGGTCCATCGCTGCATCCTGCGGCCCCTGACCGAGCGATTGCCGGAGCCGGCCGACGAAGCGGCCCGGTGGCTGGATCGCGGGCTCCTGCCCGGCGGCCGGGCTCGCCCTGTCCACCGTCTCGCCGAGGTCGTGGACGGTCTCCTCCAGGGATGCGCGCTGGTGGCGGTGGATCGCCCGGCGGGCATGGCGATCCCCGTGCCCCCGGCGTCGCCGTCGTCTCCGGTGCCTCCCGTGCCCGCGGTACCCTCGTCCTCGCCGTCCCGCGTGCCCGCGGTGCCCTCGTCCCCGGCGTCCTCTGGGCCCGCGGCGGGGTCGGGGGGTGCATGGCTCGTCGACGTGCGCCAGTTCGAACACCGCAGCATCGACGACCCGGCCACCGAGGGCACCATCGGCGGTCCCCGGGAGGCCTTCGTCGAGGTCTTGCGGACCAACACCGCCGCCCTGCGGCGTCGGTTGCGCACCCCCCATCTGCGCATCGAGGAGCTGGACACCGGCCGGCAGACGCGCACCCGCACGGCCATCGCCTACGTGGCCGGCCGGGCCGATCCGGGCACCGTGGCCCTGGTGCGCCGGCGGCTGGAGTCCGCCCCTTGGGATCTGGTCTTCTCGGAGGAACAGGTGGAGGCGTTGCTCCAGGATCGGCCGCTCTCGCTCTTTCCCCAGGCGAGGTTGACCGAACGACCCGACGTGGTGGCGGCGGGGCTGATGGAAGGGCGGGTGGCGGTGCTGGTGGACGGCACACCCTTTGCCGTGGTGGTGCCGCTGCAGTTCTGGGACCTGCTGCAGTCGCCGGACGACTACTATCTGCGCTGGCCCTTCGCCTCGACCCTGCGGCTGGTGCGGCTGTTCGCCGTGCTGCTGATGACCGTGGGCCTCCCCCTCTATGTGGCGGTGACCACCTACAACCAGGAGTTGATCCCGCGGGAGTTCCTCTTCACCCTGGCGGCATCGCGGGAGGCCCTGCCCTTTCCCACGGCCCTCGAGGCCATCGTGCTCAGCTTCATATTCGACATCCTGCGGGAGGCCACCACGCGGTTGCCCCGCCAGGTCGGCGGCGCCCTCACCATCGTGGGCGGCCTCGTCATCGGGGACACGGCCGTGCGGGCGGGCATCGTGACCGCGCCGACGCTGATCCTGATCGGCGCCAGCGCCATGGCCGCCTTCGCACTACCGACCTTCGCCGCCGCCATCCCCTTCCGCATCCTCCACTACGTCTTCTTGGGGGTGGCCACGGTCTTCGGGATGTACGGACTGGTGACGGCCTTCCTCATCGTCCTGGCCCACATGGCCTCCCTGCGCTCGGTGGGCGTGCCGTATCTGACGCCCCACGCGCCCTACCGGCCGCAGGGCTGGGAGGACACGCTGGTCCGGGCACCGTGGGTGATGATGCGGGGCAAGCCGCCGCTGATCGGGCGCGAGACGGGACGGGGACGGTGA
- a CDS encoding short-chain fatty acid transporter, protein MQRIGEALSRFTHRYVPDSFIFAILLTLVVYAMGLVFTDRGPYQLVLDWYGGFWNLLAFGMQMTLILVTGYALANTAVVRRGLQRLADWPRSPRQAVALVAFVTGALGLINYGLSLVAGALLALEVGRSCARRGIKVHFPLLVAAGYIGLMIWHGGLSGSAPLTVNTPGHFLEQQMGLLPLTETLFRPFNIIVVLVLLFLSPWIMARMHPADGEVVAMPPALAGSSGNGAAAAAEPPLASGGPAEQLTLAERLENSRVLVGLVVVAGVVSIVSAFAQKGIAALDINMVIFIFLVLGLLLHGTPIRYAQAVADGVRSASGVILQFPFYAGIMGIMTSSGLVAVIANWFVAISTPLTFPFWIFVSAALVNLAVPSGGGQWAVQGPIVIQAAQALNLDLGKAVMAVAFGDELTNMIQPFWALPLLGMTGLRAGQILGYTAVVMLAAFVVMSVGLVLLP, encoded by the coding sequence GTGCAGCGTATCGGTGAGGCGCTCAGCCGGTTCACCCATCGCTATGTTCCGGACTCCTTCATCTTTGCCATTCTGCTGACGCTGGTGGTGTACGCGATGGGCTTGGTCTTCACCGACCGCGGACCCTACCAGCTTGTGCTGGACTGGTACGGCGGCTTCTGGAACCTGCTGGCCTTCGGCATGCAGATGACGCTGATCCTAGTCACAGGCTACGCACTGGCCAACACCGCCGTGGTGCGCCGCGGACTCCAGCGGCTTGCGGACTGGCCCCGGTCGCCCAGGCAGGCGGTCGCCCTGGTGGCCTTCGTCACCGGTGCCCTCGGCTTGATCAACTACGGCCTCAGCCTGGTGGCGGGCGCTCTACTGGCCCTGGAGGTCGGGCGGTCCTGCGCCCGGCGCGGGATCAAGGTGCACTTCCCTCTGCTTGTAGCCGCAGGGTACATCGGCCTGATGATCTGGCACGGCGGACTCTCGGGCTCGGCCCCGCTGACGGTGAACACCCCTGGTCACTTCCTGGAGCAGCAGATGGGCCTCCTTCCCCTGACGGAAACCCTCTTCCGGCCGTTCAACATCATCGTGGTGCTGGTGCTGCTGTTCCTGTCGCCGTGGATCATGGCTCGCATGCATCCCGCCGACGGAGAGGTGGTGGCGATGCCACCGGCCCTGGCCGGTTCGTCCGGGAACGGGGCGGCGGCAGCTGCCGAGCCGCCCCTGGCCTCGGGAGGCCCCGCGGAGCAGCTGACCCTGGCGGAGCGGCTCGAGAACAGTCGGGTGCTGGTGGGCCTGGTGGTCGTGGCAGGCGTGGTCTCCATCGTCAGCGCCTTTGCCCAGAAGGGCATCGCCGCCCTGGACATCAACATGGTGATCTTCATCTTCCTGGTCCTCGGGCTGCTCCTGCACGGGACGCCCATCCGGTACGCCCAGGCCGTGGCCGACGGCGTGCGCTCCGCCAGCGGGGTCATCCTACAGTTTCCCTTCTACGCCGGCATCATGGGCATCATGACCTCGTCCGGACTGGTAGCCGTCATCGCCAACTGGTTCGTGGCCATCTCGACGCCCCTCACCTTCCCGTTCTGGATTTTTGTCAGCGCCGCCCTGGTCAACCTGGCGGTGCCGTCGGGCGGCGGTCAGTGGGCGGTCCAGGGCCCCATCGTGATCCAGGCCGCCCAGGCGCTGAATCTGGACCTGGGGAAGGCGGTCATGGCGGTGGCCTTTGGTGACGAGCTGACCAACATGATCCAGCCCTTCTGGGCCCTACCGCTGCTGGGCATGACGGGGCTGCGCGCGGGCCAGATCCTGGGGTACACGGCCGTTGTGATGCTGGCCGCCTTCGTGGTGATGAGCGTGGGGCTGGTCCTGCTGCCGTGA
- a CDS encoding nuclear transport factor 2 family protein, giving the protein MDDRLRDAVLTYYQRVDAGDLDGLLALFHPEVRYERGGRDPIEGIDALRRFYQAERLIREGRHQLDAVLVEGDQVAVRGVFRGILKTGEEVAVRFADFYHFRDGLIWRRYSYFMDRFV; this is encoded by the coding sequence GTGGACGATCGCCTGCGAGATGCGGTTCTGACCTACTATCAGCGGGTTGATGCAGGGGATCTTGACGGGCTGCTGGCGCTATTCCACCCGGAGGTGCGGTATGAGCGAGGCGGACGGGATCCCATCGAAGGCATCGATGCCCTACGTCGTTTCTACCAAGCCGAGCGGCTGATCCGGGAGGGCCGGCACCAATTGGATGCCGTCCTGGTTGAGGGCGACCAGGTGGCTGTGCGCGGCGTGTTCCGAGGCATCTTGAAGACCGGGGAAGAGGTCGCCGTGCGGTTTGCAGACTTTTACCACTTTCGCGACGGTCTCATCTGGCGTCGCTACAGTTACTTCATGGACCGGTTCGTGTAG
- a CDS encoding PA domain-containing protein codes for MLGRLGHWRYASTCVVLVLFLAGWMGVSLAVSPWPAEANSPFDNKVVRRVDAERAIEHVRVLSEHIGPRPAGLPAERQAAEYIASILQQYGYEVSMQTFPTPDQYIGTVTLPDGTSWQMGASRFGAITGNNPVRGLVIDAGRGLSPDEFPDDVRGKVVLMEYVASARNTQVANAAARGAAAVILYSTVGPHYRPRAGEVSVAAAIR; via the coding sequence ATGCTTGGTCGGCTTGGCCACTGGCGGTATGCCAGCACCTGCGTCGTTCTGGTTTTGTTCCTCGCCGGCTGGATGGGGGTCAGCCTGGCGGTATCTCCATGGCCAGCGGAGGCCAACAGCCCCTTTGACAACAAGGTTGTACGGCGAGTCGACGCGGAGCGGGCGATCGAACACGTGCGTGTCTTGTCCGAGCACATTGGGCCGCGGCCAGCGGGGCTGCCCGCCGAACGCCAGGCTGCCGAGTATATCGCCTCAATTCTCCAGCAATATGGCTATGAGGTATCCATGCAAACCTTTCCCACCCCAGACCAGTACATTGGGACCGTGACCCTCCCCGACGGTACCAGCTGGCAAATGGGTGCTTCGCGATTTGGTGCTATTACGGGTAACAATCCGGTTCGCGGACTCGTCATCGATGCGGGACGCGGGCTATCCCCGGACGAGTTTCCCGATGACGTTCGTGGCAAAGTTGTGCTGATGGAGTACGTTGCGAGTGCCCGTAATACCCAGGTTGCCAACGCCGCAGCGCGGGGCGCGGCAGCCGTCATCCTGTACTCGACCGTCGGTCCCCATTATCGCCCGCGGGCTGGAGAGGTATCCGTCGCAGCAGCTATACGCTAA
- a CDS encoding DUF262 domain-containing protein has protein sequence MSTQRYSVAPHPIETLLAWVKSGEIAIPEIQRPFVWNATKVRDFLDSLYRGYPVGYLIAWRNPTVRLKDGTLSAGKRILIDGQQRVTALRAALLGEEVLDENYARKRIHIAFNPQEERFEVRNSAIARDPAWIDDISRLFAPDAYLGDFVDDYVAKNPDTDRKQVGRVLERLKKIVNNHIGLIELAEDLDIETVTEIFIRVNSAGVELSQADFAMSKIAVNETYGGHLLRKAIDYFCHLARNPEFHVHIEKNDAEFTRSEFWPKMKWLKDFNDDLYDPNYTDMLRVAFTTRFGRGRLQDLVALLSGRNFETREYEEAIVEDSFARLKDGIHAFINETHFKRFVMILRSAGFITSNMITSHNAVNFAYILYLRGRSEGITADELERIVRRWYAMSILTGRYTTHPETVFDLDIRQIESHGIARYTEAVLNSELSDSFWTTLLPQLMETSSVQSPYFVAFKAAQVCLGDRGFLSTNITVRDLLLNHGDHHHIFPRKYLQQLGLSRGRYNQIANFVIAQSEINIAIGDTPPHIYFKELWDQVNGGPKKYGGITDPEALRRNLEENCIPLAVLEGDVPDYDSFLAERRRLMALRIKRWFERL, from the coding sequence ATGTCTACGCAACGGTACTCTGTGGCACCCCACCCCATCGAAACCTTGCTCGCCTGGGTCAAGTCGGGCGAGATCGCCATTCCTGAGATTCAGCGGCCTTTCGTCTGGAATGCGACCAAGGTCCGCGACTTCCTGGATTCCCTCTACCGGGGCTACCCCGTTGGTTACCTCATCGCCTGGCGCAATCCCACCGTCCGGTTGAAGGACGGCACCCTGTCGGCCGGCAAACGGATCCTCATCGACGGGCAACAGCGGGTCACGGCCCTACGGGCCGCACTGCTAGGCGAGGAGGTGCTGGACGAAAACTACGCCCGGAAACGCATCCACATCGCCTTCAACCCCCAGGAGGAGCGCTTTGAAGTCCGTAACTCCGCAATTGCTAGGGACCCGGCCTGGATTGACGACATCAGTCGCCTGTTCGCGCCGGATGCCTATCTAGGGGACTTCGTCGACGACTACGTAGCAAAGAATCCGGATACCGATCGCAAGCAGGTGGGCCGGGTCCTGGAACGGCTGAAGAAGATCGTGAACAACCACATCGGCCTGATCGAGCTGGCGGAAGACCTGGATATCGAGACCGTCACCGAGATCTTCATCCGGGTGAACTCGGCCGGGGTGGAACTGTCCCAGGCCGACTTCGCCATGTCCAAGATCGCCGTCAACGAGACCTATGGCGGGCACCTTCTGCGGAAGGCCATCGACTACTTCTGCCACCTGGCTCGGAACCCAGAATTCCACGTCCACATTGAGAAGAACGATGCCGAGTTCACCCGGAGCGAGTTTTGGCCCAAGATGAAATGGCTCAAGGACTTCAACGACGACCTGTACGACCCGAATTACACGGATATGCTGCGGGTCGCCTTCACCACCCGGTTCGGCCGGGGCAGGCTGCAGGACCTGGTCGCCCTGCTGTCGGGTCGCAACTTCGAGACCCGGGAGTACGAGGAAGCCATTGTTGAGGATTCCTTTGCCAGGCTCAAGGACGGTATCCACGCCTTCATCAACGAGACCCACTTCAAGCGCTTCGTGATGATCCTCCGCTCAGCAGGATTCATCACGAGCAACATGATCACCAGTCATAACGCGGTGAACTTCGCCTACATCCTGTACCTGCGGGGCCGGTCCGAGGGCATTACGGCCGATGAGCTGGAACGCATTGTGCGACGATGGTATGCGATGTCCATCCTGACAGGACGGTATACAACGCATCCAGAGACAGTCTTCGACCTGGACATTCGTCAAATCGAGAGCCATGGCATTGCGCGCTACACGGAAGCCGTCCTGAACAGTGAACTTTCCGACAGCTTTTGGACCACCCTTCTTCCTCAACTGATGGAAACCTCTTCAGTCCAAAGTCCCTATTTTGTCGCCTTTAAGGCGGCGCAAGTTTGCCTCGGGGACAGGGGATTTCTTTCCACCAACATCACGGTTCGGGATCTTCTCCTCAATCATGGTGATCATCATCACATCTTCCCGAGGAAGTACCTGCAGCAGCTCGGGCTGAGCCGGGGCCGCTACAACCAGATCGCCAACTTCGTCATCGCCCAGAGTGAGATTAATATTGCCATCGGCGACACCCCGCCACACATCTACTTCAAGGAGTTGTGGGACCAGGTCAACGGCGGCCCCAAGAAGTACGGTGGCATCACAGATCCCGAAGCACTGAGGAGGAATCTTGAGGAAAATTGCATCCCCCTGGCCGTGCTGGAGGGCGATGTGCCGGATTATGATTCGTTCCTGGCTGAGCGTCGCCGCTTGATGGCGCTCCGGATCAAGCGATGGTTTGAGAGACTATAG
- the thiE gene encoding thiamine phosphate synthase, with translation MAGGVLHLVTDRKAAPDLVAVVQAAVAGGVQWVQLRDKTAAALDLFHLAQRLAPVCRAAGAGLLVNDRVDVAVAAGCDGVHLARKSLPVAAARRILPVPMLLGASVHSLAEAQEAVQQGADYVTFGSVYPTRSHPGQRPAGLDELARVVDAVPVPVLAIGGITPDNVEAVLATGVAGIAVISAIQGDPDPAAAAARLRERMEASAHRPRHPFPKPRCVATPGQETPLRLREGGRG, from the coding sequence GTGGCCGGGGGCGTTCTGCATCTGGTAACGGATCGCAAGGCCGCGCCCGACCTCGTCGCCGTCGTCCAGGCGGCGGTGGCGGGTGGGGTGCAATGGGTCCAGTTGCGCGACAAGACGGCCGCCGCTCTGGACTTGTTCCACCTGGCCCAGAGGCTGGCGCCGGTTTGCCGGGCCGCGGGCGCCGGCCTGCTCGTCAACGACCGCGTGGATGTGGCGGTGGCAGCCGGGTGTGACGGGGTCCACCTGGCCCGGAAGAGCCTGCCGGTGGCTGCCGCCCGGCGCATCCTGCCCGTCCCCATGCTGCTCGGCGCCTCCGTGCATTCGCTTGCGGAAGCCCAGGAGGCGGTGCAGCAGGGAGCCGATTACGTCACCTTCGGCTCGGTGTACCCCACCCGTTCCCACCCCGGCCAGCGGCCGGCGGGTCTGGATGAACTGGCGCGCGTGGTGGATGCCGTCCCCGTCCCCGTGTTGGCCATCGGCGGCATCACGCCGGACAACGTGGAGGCGGTGCTCGCCACCGGGGTCGCGGGCATCGCCGTGATCTCCGCCATCCAGGGCGACCCCGACCCGGCGGCGGCCGCGGCGCGGCTGCGGGAGCGTATGGAAGCCTCGGCCCACCGGCCGCGCCACCCATTCCCCAAACCTCGGTGCGTCGCGACCCCTGGCCAGGAGACCCCGCTGCGACTCCGGGAAGGAGGACGAGGATGA
- a CDS encoding thiazole synthase, translated as MVIAGRTFRSRLFLGTGKYADPATMVAALERSGTEMVTVAMRLIDPDDPAGGDILAHIDRSRYHLLPNTAGATTAEQAIGIAHLAREALGTNWIKLEVIGDPRTLLPDLQGTLEATRRLVRDGFVVLPYCTADLVTCLRLEDAGAAAVMPLAAPIGTGQGMQDWVGIQRVIERVSVPVIVDAGLGVPSDAAIAMEMGASAVLVNTAIARAKNPPLMAEAFRWGVIAGRQAFLAGRMPPQREASASSPVRGVPQLQGIAAPGGSG; from the coding sequence CTGGTCATCGCCGGGCGCACCTTCCGGTCCCGGCTCTTCCTCGGCACCGGCAAGTACGCCGATCCCGCCACCATGGTCGCCGCCCTGGAGCGGTCGGGCACGGAGATGGTCACCGTCGCCATGCGGCTGATCGACCCGGATGACCCGGCCGGCGGCGACATCCTCGCCCACATCGACCGCAGCCGCTACCACCTGCTGCCCAACACCGCCGGGGCGACGACGGCGGAGCAGGCCATCGGCATCGCCCACCTGGCGCGGGAGGCACTGGGCACCAACTGGATCAAGCTCGAGGTCATCGGCGATCCCCGCACGCTGCTGCCCGACCTGCAAGGCACGCTGGAGGCGACGCGCCGGCTGGTGCGGGATGGATTCGTCGTCCTGCCGTACTGCACCGCCGATCTGGTGACCTGTCTGCGGCTGGAGGACGCCGGGGCCGCCGCGGTGATGCCCCTGGCGGCGCCCATCGGGACGGGGCAGGGCATGCAGGACTGGGTCGGCATCCAGCGCGTGATCGAGCGGGTCTCGGTGCCGGTGATCGTCGACGCCGGGCTGGGCGTCCCGTCGGATGCGGCCATCGCCATGGAGATGGGGGCCAGTGCCGTGCTGGTCAACACGGCCATCGCCCGGGCGAAGAACCCGCCGCTCATGGCCGAGGCCTTCCGGTGGGGCGTCATCGCCGGGCGGCAGGCCTTCCTGGCCGGCCGCATGCCGCCGCAGCGGGAAGCCAGCGCCTCGAGCCCGGTGCGAGGAGTGCCGCAGCTGCAAGGCATCGCCGCCCCGGGTGGGAGCGGGTAA